Genomic segment of Syntrophales bacterium:
GCGGGCGTGGTCGTAGAAACCCATCCCCGCCTCCCGCAGTGTGGACTGGATTTGGTGCCAGTCCACTCCCTTGCAGTTCTCCTGGATCCTGTATTCCATCGTCTGTCCTCCCGGAAAGGCCGTGCGGGCGGTCCTTGCGAACGGCCGGGATTCCTGCCCGCGGGTCAACATGATCGGGGCGGATCATACTACACTTCACGGCCGGAGTGATAGCAGCCAATGCGGAAATGCGACATGAAATGCAGACGGGTCCCGGTTCCGGGGATTCAGGGAAAAGCTCGGAGGAAAAGTGGTTGCGCCGCGGGACGATTGATATTATCAATGCCTGTCGGTTGCCTGTCTTCCATCACATCCCTCGGATAAGGAGGCGGAGCATGGCCAGAAAGATCGCCTTCACGAACCAGAAGGGCGGCGTCGGCAAGACGACCGCCGCCCTGGGGCTCGCCGGCGGATTGACCCGCCGTGGTAAGCGAGTCCTCCTGGTCGACCTGGACGCCCAGGGAAACGCCTCGGCCTCCCTTGGACTGATCATCGAGGGAGAAAAGCCGACCGTCAAGGACCTCCTGGCGGAGGGCGGAAATCCATCGGAGTTCATTGTCCCCACGGATGAGGCGGATGTCCTGCCGGCCAACAACGCCCTCAAGGACATAGAGCCCATCCTGCACCGTGACGACGGCGTACGGCGCCTGAAGAAGCTCCTCGCCCCCCTGGAGCGGTCCTACGATTTCATGCTCTACGATTGCCCTCCCAGCATCAATATCTTCACGCGGAGCGCCTTGGCGGCGGCGGACGAGGTCATCGTCCCGGTGGAGGTGGGTTTCTTCGCCATCCTTGGACTCAAGCAGCTCCTGGAGGAGATCGAGGGGATCCGGAAGGAGTACAACCGAACCCTGAAGTTCCGGGGAGTCCTGCTTTCCAAGTTCGACCGGCGGACGGTCCTGTCCGACCAGATCCTGCAGGTTCTCCGGGACGACCTGGGGGAGCGCCTTCTTCGCACGGCCATCCGGGTAAACGTGGACCTGGTGAAGGCCCAGATCGCCCAGAAAAGCATTTTCGATTACGGTCCCCGGAGTGCCGGGGCCGAAGATTTCCAGGCCCTGACGGAGGAGATACTGTATGGTTAGGAAGAACGAGGAACTGCTCAACAAACTGAGCGCCCTGAAGCCGTCCGCGCCGACCCGCACGAGGTCTGTGAAACCGGCGAAAGGAAAGGCCGGCGGCGGGTCTCCGGGGACGAGCGAAAAACGCAGATCCTCCGGCCGGGCGAAAACGCCGGCATCGAAGTCCTCTCCCCCGGGTGCGGCGGGAAAGAAGAAGGATCGGGCGAAGACGGCCGACGCAGCCGGCAGGAAGGGCGCCCCGTTGAAAGCGTTCGCCGTGAAAGCGGCAGGGGGAAAGAAGACACCGGAACCTGAGACGCCGCTCCGGAAACCGAATGCACCGGATGAACGGGCGGCGCAAGCCCCGGTCACACCAACGGAAAAGCGGGAAGGATTGTCGACGGAGACAGGAAGTCCCTTCCGCCCGGACGCCTGGAAGACGGGCTTCTTCCGCTTCATTCCGGGGATGGACGGCGCGACCATCGGGGATCCGTCCTTCTGCCGCCGATCATGGTTCGACGGCTGGTTTCGCTTCTCCCGCCTGATCCTTGAGGTCGCGGATCTCCAGTGGAAGGTCATGTTGAGCCTGGCAAGGCCATGGCCGGGAGGGCGCTGATGGAGCTGCAGGGGTTTCAGCGGAAATACCTCCGCGGCCTCGCCCACGGGATCAAGCCGCTGGTCCTGATCGGACAGGCGGGCCTCACCGGGGGCGTCCTGGCGGCTGCGGAAGGAGCCTTGGCCGAACACGAGCTGATCAAGGTCAAATTCAACGATTTCAAGGAAAAGGACCGGAAGGAGGATCTCGCCGCGAGGATCGGGGCTGCCACCGGGTCGTCCCTCGTGGGGCTCATCGGACACACGGCCATTTTCTACCGGATGCAGCCGGACCCGAACCGGCGGCAAATCCATCTGCCCCAGCGCTCCTCCTGACGGAATCCCCGGGACCGGCAGCCGCCCCTCACGGGTGGTGCGATTCCGTCCATCCCATCGAAACTCTTCAAGAGTCTCGGTTGACCGTACGCGTTATTTCGTTGACCTTCCTGCGGAAATCTGCTAATTAGTCCGCTCCGGTTCAGGAGTTGACCGATATTACAGGGAAACGTGTTGATTCTGTGATCGATCTGCATACCCATTCCATCTTCAGCGACGGAGAGCTGATCCCCTCCGAAATGGCCCGGCGGGCCCAGGACAGGGGATATCGCGCCCTGGCCGTCACCGATCATGGGGATCACTCCAACGTGGATTTCATCGTGCCCCGGATTGCAAAGGCGTGCCGGAAGCTCTCGGGTGCATTGGGAATGCCCGTCATCCCGGGAATCGAGCTGACCCACGTCCCGCCGGAATACATCGCTGAACTGGTCCGGGAGGCCCGGGATCTGGGAGCCCGCATCGTCGTCGTTCACGGGGAGACCATCGCCGAGCCCGTGCTGCCGGGGACGAACCGGGCGGCCATCGAGGCGGCCGTGGACATCCTGGCCCATCCGGGTCTGATTTCCGAGGCCGACGTGATGCGGGCCAGGGAGCAGGGCGTGTGCCTCGAGATCTCCGCCCGGAAGGGGCACAGCCTCACGAACGGGCATGTGCTTGGCCTGGCCCGCCGATTTGAAGTTCCCCTGATTCTGAACACGGACAGCCACGGGCCGCAGGATCTCATCACCCGCGACCAGGCCGTCCGCGTGGCCCTCGGGGCCGGCATGAACCTACGGGAAGTGGAAGAAATGATGAGAAATTCCGAGGAGATTGTCCGGCGGGCCACCGCCGGGGGGTCCTGATTCCGTCCGGGGCCGCGCCCCGTACCCGCCATCGCCCCTCCCCGCGGTTGCCGCCTGCCTGGAAGAGACGCGTCATGAAACCAAAAAAAGCAGCAAAAGGAAAGAAGTCCAAACGATCCACCGGATCGCTCAAGATCTGCCTCCTGACCTACCGGGGCAACCCGGCCAGTGGCGGGCAGGGGGTCTACATCAAGTACCTGAGCCGCGCCCTCCGGGACCTGGGGCACAAGGTGGACGTCATCTCCGGTCCCCCCTACCCGGAGGTGCCCGAGGAGGTCACCCTTCACAAGCTTCCGGGCCTCGACCTGTACAATGCGGATCACCTGTTCCGCCCGACCCGGTACCGGGATCTCCTTTCGCCGGTCAACACCATGGAGTTTCTGGACATGTGCCTGGGAGGGTTTCCCGAGCCCAGGACGTTCGGGACCCGCGTCCACCGCTGGTTCCGCGATCGGAAGCCGGCCTACGACATCGTCCACGACAACCAGTGTCTGTCCTGGGGCATCCTGGATCTGGAAAAGCTCGGCTACCCGACGGTGGCAACGATCCACCATCCCATCACGGTGGACCGCGATACGGAAATCGACGCCGCCCCGAACCTGCTGAAGCGGCTCAAGGTGCGCCGCTGGTACTCCTTCCTGGACATGCAAATCAAGGTCTCCCGGCTCTTCTCGCAGATCATCACCGTCTCCGAGTGTTCGAAAGGCGACATCAGCCGGGCGTTCGGGGTGCCGGAGGATAAGTTCCGGGTGGTTCCCAACGGCATCAACATGGACTTCTTCTATCCCGCCAACGGGAACGGACGCCCGGAGAACACGATCCTCGTGACCAACAGCGCCGACACGCCCCTCAAGGGGTTGCGATACCTCCTGGAGGCCGTCGATTCCCTACGGCGGCGCCGTCCGGTGAAACTGACCGTCATCGGCCAGCCCAAGAAGGACGGGGCCATCGAACGCCTCGTCAAAGAGCTGCGGCTGGGCGACACGGTGACGTTCACCGGCCGCATCGCCTGGGAGGCTTTTGCCGGGTATTACGCCAAGGCCACGATGGCCGTCATCCCCTCCCTGTACGAGGGGTTCGGAATGCCCGCCGGTGAGGCGATGGCCTGCGGCGTGCCCGTCATCAGCACGACCGGCGGGGCGCTCCCGGAAGTGGTGGGAGACGCTGGCATCCTGGTTCCCCCGGCCGACCGGGAGGCCCTGGAGAGAGCCATCGAGGATCTCCTGGACAACCCGAAAAAGAGGGAGGAACTCGGGCGGGCCGGCCTGGAGCGCGTCAAAGGAGCGTTCACCTGGCGGCATGCCGCCCAGCGGGGCGTGGATGTCTACCGGGAGGCCATGAATGCTCACCGTCGACTTTGAGCGCCTGGACCTCCGGCCGGGAATGAGGGTTCTCGACGCCGGCTGCGGGACAGGCCGGCATATCTGTGAGGCCTTCCGGAGGGCCGATATCACCGCCGTCGGGCTTGACCTGAGCGAAGAGGACCTCCGCAAGGCCGGGGGCACCCTCTGGGTTATGAGCCAGGAGAACGGCTGCCGGGGCGCCGTCATGGCCATCAAGTCCGACGTGACGCGGCTGCCTTTTCCCGACGGGGCCTTCGACGTCGTCATCTGTTCGGAGGTGCTGGAGCACATCCCGGACAACCGGAAGGCCGTGTCCGAACTGATGCGGGTTCTCCGGCCAGGCGGGGATCTGGTGGTGAGCGTTCCCCGCTGGCTCCCGGAGCGGATCTGCTGGGCTCTCTCGGAGGCCTACCACAACGAGCCGGGGGGCCACATCCGGATCTACCGGAAGCGGGAGATCCGACGCCTCCTGGAAGATGCGGGTGCCGCCTTCCGGGGGATCGATTATCGCCACGGCCTTCACGCCCCCTACTGGTGGCTCAAGTGCCTTGTGGGCCACAAGCGGGAAGACTCGCGGCCCGTGAATCTCTACAAGCGTTTTCTGGAATGGGACATCATGGAAAAACCCAGGCTCACGGTCATCCTCGACCGGATGCTGAACCCGCTGATCGCCAAGAGCATCGTACTCTACCTGAAGAAGGGTTGCTGATATGGAGCGAACCTCGACCCGCCCGGCCCTGAAGCCGGACCTGAGACTGGACGTGGAAGCCACCGCCGGATTCATCGCCGGTGTACAGAAGGAAAACGGGGAAATCCCCTGGTCCGTCGGCGGCAAGACGGACCCGTGGGACCATGTGGAAAGCGCCATGGGGCTCGTCGTGGCCGGACGCCTGGAAGAGGCGCAGCGTGCGTACCGGTGGCTTGTGGATACGCAGCTCCCGGACGGAAGCTGGTGGTCGGCGGTCCGGGGTGGTGTCGTGGAAGATCCGACGAAGGACTCCAACTTTTCCTCCTACGTCGCCGTTGGCGTTTTCCACTACGGCTTGGTGACCGGCGACTGGGATACGGCGCTTTCCTTCTGGCCGATGGTCGAGGGGGGGATCGAATACGCCCTGGGCCTCCAGGCCCCGACGGGAGAGATCTACTGGGCCCGGAACAAGGAGGGCGTTGCCGATCCCATGGCCCTCTTGACGGGATCCAGCTCGATCTTCATGAGCGTCAAGTGCGCCCTGGCCATGGCCGGGCGCCAGGGACGGAAGATGCCCCGCTGGGAGGAAGCCCTCGGGAAGCTCGGCCACGCCATCCAGCATAAGCCGAACCACTTCAACATGATCAAATCCCGCTTCTCCATGGACTGGTATTACCCGGTTCTCTGCGGCGCCCTCCAGGGGCAGGATGCCCGCCGGCGCATCGACCGCTACTGGGAGCGGTTCGTTGTCCCCGACTGGGGGGTCCGGTGCGTCTGCGACCGGCCGTGGGCGACCATGGCGGAGACGTCGGAACTGGTCCTGGCCCTGGATGCGGTGGGAGAACACGAACGGGCCAAGGCCGTCTTCAGCTGGATCCTGGACAAGAAGTACGACGATGGCTCCTACTGGATGGGAGTGACCTTTCCCGATGCCGTCATCTGGCCGGAGGAGCGGACGGCGTGGACGGCGGCGGCGGTGCTCCTGGCCTATGATGCGCTCTACGGACTGACACCGGGGGGCCGTCTGTTCCGGCACGGTTTCTGGGAAGACGGGGGCCCACGCTGAGGGGAGGAGGTCTTCAGGCGGTTCGGAGGGGCCCATGCTGAGAGAACACCGCCCGTATATCCTCAAGCGCCTCGACCAGGCCTTCCAGGTCTGGTACGCGGACTACTTTCTCCGGCCCCATTTCGACCGCCTGGGCCGGGGGGGGACCTACATGAAGCCTTGGTATGTGGAGGTCTTCGGAGGGCCCATCACACTCGGCCACTACGCCCACGTCATCGCCGCCCCCGACAAGAGGGTCCGCCTCACCGTCTGGTCCACCCTGGAGACGGGAGGGCGGATCGACATCGGCGATTACTGCCTCCTGTGTCCCGGCGTGAGAATCTCCGCCGCCCGGGAAATCACCATCGGCGACAGTTGCATGATGGCCCACGGGGCCTATATCACCGACGCGGACTGGCATGGTCTCTACGACCGCTCCGACTCCTCCCTGGCGGTGGCCCCCGTGAAACTCGGGAACAACGTCTGGATCGGGGACAGCGCCATCGTCTGCAAAGGAGTCACCATCGGCGACCACAGCATCGTCGGCGCCGGCGCCGTGGTGACCCGGGACGTTCCCCCCTACACGGTCGTGGCGGGAAACCCCGCCTCCTTCGTGAAGGAGCTGGACCCCGCGCTGCCCATGAAGACGCGGGCGGACTGGATGGCCGATCCCCGGGGGCTGGCGGAGGAGTTTGCAATCATC
This window contains:
- a CDS encoding ParA family protein, whose translation is MARKIAFTNQKGGVGKTTAALGLAGGLTRRGKRVLLVDLDAQGNASASLGLIIEGEKPTVKDLLAEGGNPSEFIVPTDEADVLPANNALKDIEPILHRDDGVRRLKKLLAPLERSYDFMLYDCPPSINIFTRSALAAADEVIVPVEVGFFAILGLKQLLEEIEGIRKEYNRTLKFRGVLLSKFDRRTVLSDQILQVLRDDLGERLLRTAIRVNVDLVKAQIAQKSIFDYGPRSAGAEDFQALTEEILYG
- a CDS encoding YhbY family RNA-binding protein: MELQGFQRKYLRGLAHGIKPLVLIGQAGLTGGVLAAAEGALAEHELIKVKFNDFKEKDRKEDLAARIGAATGSSLVGLIGHTAIFYRMQPDPNRRQIHLPQRSS
- a CDS encoding histidinol phosphate phosphatase domain-containing protein, encoding MIDLHTHSIFSDGELIPSEMARRAQDRGYRALAVTDHGDHSNVDFIVPRIAKACRKLSGALGMPVIPGIELTHVPPEYIAELVREARDLGARIVVVHGETIAEPVLPGTNRAAIEAAVDILAHPGLISEADVMRAREQGVCLEISARKGHSLTNGHVLGLARRFEVPLILNTDSHGPQDLITRDQAVRVALGAGMNLREVEEMMRNSEEIVRRATAGGS
- a CDS encoding glycosyltransferase family 4 protein produces the protein MKPKKAAKGKKSKRSTGSLKICLLTYRGNPASGGQGVYIKYLSRALRDLGHKVDVISGPPYPEVPEEVTLHKLPGLDLYNADHLFRPTRYRDLLSPVNTMEFLDMCLGGFPEPRTFGTRVHRWFRDRKPAYDIVHDNQCLSWGILDLEKLGYPTVATIHHPITVDRDTEIDAAPNLLKRLKVRRWYSFLDMQIKVSRLFSQIITVSECSKGDISRAFGVPEDKFRVVPNGINMDFFYPANGNGRPENTILVTNSADTPLKGLRYLLEAVDSLRRRRPVKLTVIGQPKKDGAIERLVKELRLGDTVTFTGRIAWEAFAGYYAKATMAVIPSLYEGFGMPAGEAMACGVPVISTTGGALPEVVGDAGILVPPADREALERAIEDLLDNPKKREELGRAGLERVKGAFTWRHAAQRGVDVYREAMNAHRRL
- a CDS encoding class I SAM-dependent methyltransferase, which translates into the protein MLTVDFERLDLRPGMRVLDAGCGTGRHICEAFRRADITAVGLDLSEEDLRKAGGTLWVMSQENGCRGAVMAIKSDVTRLPFPDGAFDVVICSEVLEHIPDNRKAVSELMRVLRPGGDLVVSVPRWLPERICWALSEAYHNEPGGHIRIYRKREIRRLLEDAGAAFRGIDYRHGLHAPYWWLKCLVGHKREDSRPVNLYKRFLEWDIMEKPRLTVILDRMLNPLIAKSIVLYLKKGC
- a CDS encoding acyltransferase — protein: MLREHRPYILKRLDQAFQVWYADYFLRPHFDRLGRGGTYMKPWYVEVFGGPITLGHYAHVIAAPDKRVRLTVWSTLETGGRIDIGDYCLLCPGVRISAAREITIGDSCMMAHGAYITDADWHGLYDRSDSSLAVAPVKLGNNVWIGDSAIVCKGVTIGDHSIVGAGAVVTRDVPPYTVVAGNPASFVKELDPALPMKTRADWMADPRGLAEEFAIIDRHHTKGNTWTGWIRSLLFPRRGD